The following are encoded together in the Panicum virgatum strain AP13 chromosome 6K, P.virgatum_v5, whole genome shotgun sequence genome:
- the LOC120713472 gene encoding uncharacterized protein LOC120713472 has translation MKPKASSPAQSGYRGVRRRRSEPRRPGNRNRHRLGNFDTAEQSALADDQAAWRTAAAWTGAIAAGAADEADTSAAREEEAERGIAGDTAAATAADEAVRRQRTRSRRLGAGRGSQRPGL, from the exons ATGAAGCCCAAGGCTTCGTCGCCGGCGCAGAGTGGgtaccgcggcgtgcggcgtcgGAGGTCGGAGCCCCGGCGGCCGGGGAACCGCAACCGGCACCGCCTCGGCAACTTCGACACCGCCGAGCAGTCCGCGCTCGCCGACGACCAGGCTGCGTGGCGCAC ggcggcggcgtggacgggTGCAATCGCCGCGGGGGCCGCGGATGAGGCGGATACATCGGCGGCGCGGGAAGAGGAAGCGGAGCGCGGCATCGCCGGGGACACCGCGGCCGCTACTGCCGCGGACGAGGCGGTGCGGAGGCAGAGGACGCGGAGCAGGCGCCTGGGCGCGGGACGCGGGAGCCAGCGGCCCGGGCTCTGA